DNA from Pirellulaceae bacterium:
GGGCAACTAGGCGTTGCAGCCCAGTATTCGAATTGGGCGCAGCAGTATCAGCGAAACTGGAATCAGGCGACATGAATCTCGCTCCTTAATCCCAGCGCAGATGCCTGATCGCGTATCTCTTGTTCATAGAGTGCATTGGAGACGATGATCACATCGGGCTGATAGTCTATTAAGTCCTCTGGCGCTACAATTTTTTGGGCGCTGCCGGGAACAAACTTGCCTTGTTTGGCGGGATTGATCTCTGCCACGACTTCAATGGCTGACGCGCATGGGCAACAATTCAAGAAAGTCACTCCTTTGCCGCCTGTACCCCAAAACACAACGGCCTTACCTTGTCGGCGGTAGTCCTGAAATCGCTCGCTCCAAATTTCACAACGCTGCCGAAAATAACAGGCGAACTGGGATATCTCTGGTGGCAGATTGTTGATGACGCCTGAGTCTTGATAATCGCTTATGACCGTTGGTCGAAGGTTGCTCTGACCGTATACTGGCGCAGCAACCGAAGCGGGTAGGCAATCAAGGTACAAGTATTGATCTTCACCATAGCACCCCCCACCCTCAAGCACCTGAAACCCTGAAGACGTGAATAACCGGCGGAAGGAGCTTTCCGAGAAGTAACTGCATTGCTCGTAGTGGATACTCCAGATCTCCTGACGTTGAAAGGCCCTAAACGCGTTGAAAATCTCAAAATAAATGCCTATGTTACGCGAACCAACCATACTTCGTAAATCTTGAACCAGCACTTGTGGTTGGGCAATATGTTCAAGCACCGACAAGCAACAAACAAAATCTGGCAGCCACTCTTCGAATCTCGAATGGAGTCGTCGGTCGAACCGAGCCTGGATTAATTCCAACTGGACACCGTTTTGTTCATAGCAACCAGGCCGGCCGATGGTTGGATCAATGCCAATCCCTTTGTTTCCGCCCAACTGACACAACAGTTCCAGAAACCAGGCGCTACCGGCACCAATTTCGACGATCGTCTTCCCGCTCAATTGATACTTGTCGCGGAGCCGCTCAGCGACGGACTGCATGAAGTTTCGGAAACCCGGCGAATGATGCAGTGCAACCTCATAGCCCGGCTGATAATCGACTAAGTCTGAACGGAAGGCTTGATTGAAGACGTGACCGCACCCCTGGCAATAAGCCAGTTCAATGCTTCCGCGCGGGGTCCGTTTAGCTGAAGCAGCATCATCATAAAAATTGCCGACATGCACGGGCAATTCAGGCAGGTCGAAAAACGGCGTCGTGTCCGAAGAAC
Protein-coding regions in this window:
- a CDS encoding methyltransferase domain-containing protein; the encoded protein is MNLTSSSSLTQAPAAQIVACNACGSSDTTPFFDLPELPVHVGNFYDDAASAKRTPRGSIELAYCQGCGHVFNQAFRSDLVDYQPGYEVALHHSPGFRNFMQSVAERLRDKYQLSGKTIVEIGAGSAWFLELLCQLGGNKGIGIDPTIGRPGCYEQNGVQLELIQARFDRRLHSRFEEWLPDFVCCLSVLEHIAQPQVLVQDLRSMVGSRNIGIYFEIFNAFRAFQRQEIWSIHYEQCSYFSESSFRRLFTSSGFQVLEGGGCYGEDQYLYLDCLPASVAAPVYGQSNLRPTVISDYQDSGVINNLPPEISQFACYFRQRCEIWSERFQDYRRQGKAVVFWGTGGKGVTFLNCCPCASAIEVVAEINPAKQGKFVPGSAQKIVAPEDLIDYQPDVIIVSNALYEQEIRDQASALGLRSEIHVA